In one Aeromicrobium erythreum genomic region, the following are encoded:
- the ccrA gene encoding crotonyl-CoA carboxylase/reductase, with amino-acid sequence MQHILDAILAGDTAGEDFANLEIPDHYTAATVHKDEVDMFEGVASRDKDPRKSIHVEDVALPELGPGEALVAVMASAINYNTVWTSIFEPVSTFGFLERYGKLSPLTKRHDLPYHVVGSDLAGVVLRTGPGVTQWKPGAEVVAHCLSVELEDPAGHDDTMMDPQQRIWGFETNFGGLAHIALVKSNQLLPKPDHLTWEEAASPGLVNATAYRQLVSKNGGNMKQGDNVLIWGASGGLGGFATQYALNGGANPICVVSNEEKAKIVRSMGAEHVINRSEENWKFWNEDGTRQNPKEWQRLGKKIRELTGGEDIDIVFEHPGRETFGASVYVTRKGGTITTCASTTGFMHEYDNRYLWMNLKRIVSSHFANYREAFEANRLIAQGKIHPTVSKTYKLEDVGQASLDVHHNLHQGKVGVLALAPEEGLGVRNEEFRARHLDAINRFRGI; translated from the coding sequence GTGCAGCACATCCTCGATGCGATCCTCGCCGGAGACACGGCGGGCGAGGACTTCGCCAACCTGGAGATCCCCGACCACTACACCGCCGCCACCGTCCACAAGGACGAGGTGGACATGTTCGAGGGCGTCGCCAGCCGCGACAAGGACCCGCGCAAGTCGATCCACGTCGAGGACGTGGCCCTGCCCGAGCTGGGCCCGGGCGAGGCGCTCGTCGCCGTCATGGCCAGCGCCATCAACTACAACACCGTCTGGACGTCGATCTTCGAGCCCGTCTCGACCTTCGGCTTCCTCGAGCGCTACGGCAAGCTGTCGCCGCTCACCAAGCGCCACGACCTGCCCTACCACGTGGTCGGCTCCGACCTCGCCGGCGTCGTGCTGCGCACGGGTCCCGGCGTCACGCAGTGGAAGCCGGGCGCCGAGGTCGTGGCGCACTGTCTGTCGGTCGAGCTCGAGGACCCGGCGGGCCACGACGACACGATGATGGACCCGCAGCAGCGCATCTGGGGCTTCGAGACGAACTTCGGCGGCCTCGCCCACATCGCGCTCGTGAAGTCCAACCAGCTCCTGCCGAAGCCGGACCACCTCACGTGGGAGGAGGCCGCGTCCCCCGGCCTCGTCAACGCGACGGCCTACCGCCAGCTCGTGTCCAAGAACGGCGGCAACATGAAGCAGGGCGACAACGTCCTGATCTGGGGCGCGTCCGGAGGGCTCGGCGGCTTCGCCACGCAGTACGCGCTCAACGGTGGCGCCAACCCGATCTGCGTCGTCTCCAACGAGGAGAAGGCCAAGATCGTGCGCAGCATGGGCGCCGAGCACGTCATCAACCGTTCCGAGGAGAACTGGAAGTTCTGGAACGAGGACGGCACCCGGCAGAACCCCAAGGAGTGGCAGCGCCTGGGCAAGAAGATCCGTGAGCTGACCGGCGGCGAGGACATCGACATCGTCTTCGAGCACCCCGGTCGCGAGACCTTCGGCGCGTCGGTCTACGTCACCCGCAAGGGCGGCACGATCACGACCTGCGCGTCGACCACGGGCTTCATGCACGAGTACGACAACCGCTACCTCTGGATGAACCTCAAGCGGATCGTCTCCAGCCACTTCGCGAACTACCGCGAGGCCTTCGAGGCCAACCGACTCATCGCGCAGGGCAAGATCCACCCGACCGTGTCGAAGACGTACAAGCTCGAGGACGTGGGCCAGGCGTCCCTCGACGTGCACCACAACCTCCACCAGGGCAAGGTCGGCGTGCTCGCGCTGGCACCCGAGGAGGGCCTGGGCGTGCGCAACGAGGAGTTCCGCGCGCGGCACCTCGACGCGATCAACCGCTTCCGCGGTATCTGA
- the mce gene encoding methylmalonyl-CoA epimerase, whose amino-acid sequence MTSSSVVPDHLLVAIDHVGIAVPDLDEALAFYSSVFGLKSIHEEVNEEQGVREAMLAVGDSGSCIQLLAPLDDSSTIAKFLERNGQGVQQLAYRVTDIDAVSAILRDRGVRLLYDQPKRGTSDSRVNFVHPKDAGGVLVELVQPAATGH is encoded by the coding sequence ATGACCTCCTCCTCCGTCGTCCCCGACCACCTGCTCGTCGCGATCGACCACGTCGGCATCGCCGTCCCCGACCTCGACGAGGCGCTCGCCTTCTACTCCTCGGTCTTCGGCCTGAAGTCGATCCACGAGGAGGTGAACGAGGAGCAGGGCGTGCGCGAGGCGATGCTGGCGGTCGGCGACTCGGGCTCGTGCATCCAGCTGCTCGCGCCGCTGGACGACAGCTCGACCATCGCGAAGTTCCTCGAGCGCAACGGCCAGGGCGTCCAGCAGCTCGCCTACCGGGTGACCGACATCGACGCGGTGTCGGCGATCCTGCGCGACCGGGGCGTCCGCCTCCTGTACGACCAGCCGAAGCGCGGCACCTCCGACAGCCGGGTCAACTTCGTGCACCCGAAGGACGCCGGCGGCGTGCTCGTCGAGCTGGTCCAGCCCGCGGCCACCGGCCACTGA
- a CDS encoding helix-turn-helix domain-containing protein — protein MHVEMRMLRALVMVEAQGSIGGAAQALAFSPAAVSAHLHALEKVCGTRLVERTGSGTRLTSAGRRAVPIARLILVAAQELERLEASARSGPAVPGSQGRRPAGDGRRRSRHDAAGSGRSAATTRKRGTSQEES, from the coding sequence ATGCACGTCGAGATGCGCATGCTGCGGGCGCTGGTGATGGTCGAGGCGCAGGGTTCCATCGGGGGTGCGGCGCAGGCGCTGGCGTTCTCACCGGCTGCCGTCAGTGCCCATCTGCACGCCCTGGAGAAGGTGTGCGGGACGCGTCTGGTCGAGCGCACGGGCTCGGGGACGCGGCTCACGTCCGCGGGACGGCGAGCCGTGCCGATCGCTCGGCTCATCCTGGTCGCCGCGCAGGAGCTCGAGCGGCTGGAGGCGTCGGCGCGGTCCGGGCCGGCCGTGCCGGGGTCGCAGGGCCGACGTCCGGCCGGCGACGGCCGCAGGAGGTCACGTCACGACGCCGCGGGCAGCGGTCGCTCGGCGGCCACTACCAGGAAGCGAGGGACTTCTCAAGAGGAGTCCTAG
- a CDS encoding LysR family transcriptional regulator — MHLDLRMLRALVAVDQIGSFTDAARVLRFSTPAVSAQVQALEKGCGTRLVHRRGSRVVLTEAGRRAVPLARLMLAAARELEHIGDASSDRGLGTRTFSVGPEDA, encoded by the coding sequence GTGCATCTCGACCTGCGGATGCTGCGCGCCCTCGTGGCGGTCGACCAGATCGGCTCCTTCACCGACGCCGCCCGGGTCCTGAGGTTCTCCACACCGGCCGTGAGCGCGCAGGTGCAGGCGCTCGAGAAGGGCTGCGGCACGCGCCTGGTCCACCGCCGGGGATCGCGGGTCGTGCTCACCGAGGCCGGGCGACGGGCCGTGCCTCTCGCCCGCCTCATGCTGGCCGCGGCGCGCGAGCTCGAGCACATCGGCGACGCGTCCTCCGACCGTGGGCTCGGCACGAGGACGTTCTCGGTGGGCCCCGAGGACGCGTGA
- a CDS encoding acetyl-CoA C-acetyltransferase produces the protein MTQSVIVAGARTPIGRLLGGLKTLSGTDLGGIAIKGALEKAGITGDQVDYVIMGQVLGAGAGQVPARQAAFKGGIPLDVPALTINKVCLSGINAIALADQLIRAGEYDVVVAGGQESMTQAPHLLQGSREGTKYGKTTLLDHMEYDGLWDALTDQAMGALTEQRNADLDAFTREEQDAFGARSHQLAATAQKNGVFDEEIVPVEIPQRKGDPVVVSADEGVRGDTTAESLGRLRPAFSKDGTITAGTASQISDGAAAVVVMSKAKAEELGLSWIAEIGAHGNVSGPDSTLQEQPANAIEKALAKQGKTAADLDLVELNEAFAAVGIASTRKLGISEDIVNVNGGAISLGHPIGMSGARIVLHLALELKRRGGGLGAAALCGGGGQGDALLITVPSA, from the coding sequence ATGACCCAGTCCGTGATCGTCGCCGGCGCCCGCACGCCGATCGGTCGCCTCCTCGGCGGCCTCAAGACGCTGTCCGGCACCGACCTCGGTGGCATCGCCATCAAGGGTGCCCTCGAGAAGGCCGGCATCACCGGCGACCAGGTCGACTACGTGATCATGGGCCAGGTCCTCGGCGCCGGCGCCGGGCAGGTCCCCGCCCGGCAGGCTGCGTTCAAGGGCGGCATCCCGCTCGACGTCCCCGCGCTCACCATCAACAAGGTCTGTCTCTCCGGCATCAACGCGATCGCGCTGGCCGACCAGCTGATCCGTGCGGGCGAGTACGACGTCGTCGTCGCCGGCGGTCAGGAGTCGATGACGCAGGCGCCGCACCTGCTCCAGGGCTCGCGCGAGGGCACCAAGTACGGCAAGACCACCCTGCTCGACCACATGGAGTACGACGGCCTGTGGGACGCGCTGACCGACCAGGCGATGGGCGCGCTCACCGAGCAGCGCAACGCCGACCTCGACGCGTTCACGCGTGAGGAGCAGGACGCCTTCGGTGCCCGCTCGCACCAGCTCGCGGCCACCGCGCAGAAGAACGGCGTCTTCGACGAGGAGATCGTCCCCGTCGAGATCCCGCAGCGCAAGGGCGACCCGGTCGTCGTCTCCGCCGACGAGGGCGTCCGCGGCGACACCACCGCCGAGTCGCTCGGTCGGCTGCGTCCGGCGTTCTCCAAGGACGGCACCATCACCGCCGGCACGGCCAGCCAGATCTCCGACGGCGCCGCCGCCGTCGTGGTGATGAGCAAGGCGAAGGCCGAGGAGCTGGGTCTGAGCTGGATCGCCGAGATCGGCGCGCACGGCAACGTGTCGGGCCCCGACTCCACGCTCCAGGAGCAGCCCGCGAACGCGATCGAGAAGGCGCTCGCCAAGCAGGGCAAGACCGCTGCCGACCTCGACCTGGTGGAGCTCAACGAGGCGTTCGCCGCGGTGGGCATCGCGTCCACGCGCAAGCTCGGCATCTCCGAGGACATCGTCAACGTCAACGGCGGCGCGATCTCCCTCGGTCATCCCATCGGCATGAGCGGCGCGCGCATCGTGCTGCACCTGGCGCTGGAGCTCAAGCGTCGCGGCGGTGGCCTCGGTGCAGCCGCGCTGTGCGGTGGCGGCGGCCAGGGCGACGCCCTGCTGATCACGGTGCCGTCCGCCTGA
- the meaB gene encoding methylmalonyl Co-A mutase-associated GTPase MeaB: MAASRLRAPDVADLVARLREGQPRAVARLISLVEDESPVLREVSAALAPLVGRAHVVGLTGSPGVGKSTSTAALVTALRARGKRVGVLAVDPTSPFTGGALLGDRIRMGDHATDDGVYIRSMASRGHLGGLSWAAPHALRVLDAAGCDVVLVETVGVGQSEVEVAGLADTTLVLLAPGMGDGIQAAKAGILEVGDVFVVNKADRDGAQSTRRELRSMVAMAERPEGAWKPPIVLTVASRGEGIDDVVTEIDRHRAHQEASGDLRRRRLARTRREIEAVAVHELRERFGHVGADARLDDLAADVLAGDQDPFAAADVLLDVVQ; encoded by the coding sequence GTGGCTGCCTCGCGCCTGCGCGCACCCGACGTCGCCGACCTCGTCGCGCGACTACGCGAGGGGCAGCCCCGGGCGGTCGCCCGTCTCATCTCCCTCGTGGAGGACGAGTCACCTGTCCTCCGCGAGGTCAGTGCGGCGCTCGCGCCCCTCGTGGGCCGGGCGCACGTGGTCGGCCTCACCGGCTCGCCCGGCGTCGGCAAGTCGACGTCGACGGCCGCCCTGGTCACGGCGCTGCGCGCACGCGGCAAGCGCGTGGGCGTGCTGGCCGTGGACCCGACGTCTCCATTCACGGGCGGCGCGCTGCTCGGCGACCGGATCCGCATGGGCGACCACGCCACGGACGACGGCGTCTACATCCGCTCGATGGCCAGCCGTGGGCACCTCGGCGGGCTGTCGTGGGCCGCGCCGCACGCGCTGAGGGTGCTCGACGCGGCCGGCTGCGACGTCGTGCTCGTCGAGACGGTGGGTGTGGGACAGTCGGAGGTCGAGGTGGCGGGGCTCGCCGACACGACGCTCGTCCTGCTCGCGCCCGGCATGGGCGACGGCATCCAGGCTGCGAAGGCCGGCATCCTCGAGGTCGGCGACGTGTTCGTCGTCAACAAGGCCGACCGCGACGGTGCGCAGTCCACCCGCCGCGAGCTGCGCTCCATGGTCGCCATGGCCGAACGTCCCGAGGGTGCCTGGAAGCCGCCGATCGTGCTCACCGTCGCGTCACGGGGCGAGGGCATCGACGACGTCGTCACCGAGATCGACCGTCACCGCGCCCACCAGGAGGCCTCGGGAGACCTGCGTCGTCGTCGGCTCGCCCGCACCCGACGCGAGATCGAGGCGGTCGCCGTGCACGAGCTGCGGGAGCGGTTCGGGCACGTGGGCGCCGACGCGAGGCTCGACGACCTCGCCGCCGACGTGCTCGCGGGCGACCAGGACCCGTTCGCGGCCGCGGACGTGCTGCTCGACGTCGTCCAGTGA
- a CDS encoding PH domain-containing protein — MLGSSALAALLARIPDQDVEGHLLAEEGEHVIDLVRKHGVVYLRPAAIALAALLVGVLAFVGPIQLGWFFLLLAAGGLGYALYGVAREHRDVFVITNMRVFRASGVFSVRIATMPITRILDITVEKPFVGRVLGYGHFVFESAAQAQGLRDIRYIGDPDERDLTIQRVVQRAGLRGPRPDGPRPLHDGR; from the coding sequence GTGCTGGGCAGCTCCGCGCTGGCCGCCCTGCTGGCGCGGATCCCGGACCAGGACGTCGAGGGTCACCTCCTCGCCGAGGAGGGTGAGCACGTCATCGACCTCGTGCGCAAGCACGGCGTCGTGTACCTGCGTCCTGCGGCGATCGCGCTGGCCGCGCTGCTCGTCGGCGTGCTGGCGTTCGTCGGCCCCATCCAGCTCGGCTGGTTCTTCCTGCTGCTGGCGGCCGGTGGGCTCGGGTACGCGCTCTACGGCGTCGCCCGTGAGCACCGAGACGTCTTCGTCATCACCAACATGCGCGTCTTCCGCGCCTCGGGCGTCTTCTCGGTCCGCATCGCGACGATGCCGATCACCCGCATCCTCGACATCACGGTCGAGAAGCCGTTCGTGGGGCGCGTGCTGGGCTACGGGCACTTCGTGTTCGAGTCCGCCGCGCAGGCACAGGGGCTGCGCGACATCCGCTACATCGGCGACCCCGACGAGCGCGACCTGACGATCCAGCGGGTCGTGCAGCGTGCCGGGCTGCGCGGGCCGCGCCCGGACGGTCCGCGGCCCCTCCACGACGGGCGCTGA